The following are encoded together in the Erwinia sp. E602 genome:
- a CDS encoding DUF6277 family protein: MLDPKAIIATIEAAMSHVQGAQASLSEQFMSGVSGMNLSGSDSASAVMDSTSQSCRQMMEQMEKTFASLQSNLDAHQAMQRQEVTADFNQQKNDLRDTLARGFPAEDPAFLQGKPRL, from the coding sequence ATGTTAGATCCCAAAGCAATTATTGCCACCATCGAAGCCGCCATGAGCCACGTCCAGGGGGCGCAAGCGTCACTTTCCGAACAGTTTATGTCCGGGGTCAGCGGCATGAATTTGTCAGGAAGCGACTCGGCCAGCGCGGTGATGGACAGCACCAGCCAGAGCTGCCGGCAGATGATGGAGCAGATGGAGAAAACCTTCGCCAGCCTGCAAAGTAATCTGGATGCGCATCAGGCGATGCAGCGGCAGGAGGTGACGGCCGATTTTAACCAGCAGAAGAACGATCTGCGGGACACCCTTGCCCGCGGCTTCCCGGCGGAGGATCCGGCATTTCTGCAGGGTAAACCCAGGCTGTAG
- a CDS encoding recombinase family protein — MKIPVIYIRVSTKEQALNGGGLEQQQAAAHTYMNSLPGQFDLSRVQVLIDDGVSSYKGGNLTEGMPLFDFVEGCKARKDGSNYAIIVFSVDRISRMNVWASSQFVGQAIMSGIEIHDLMTRQVLKADDQIGVLLSSINLMRANSESQAKSIRQLSNIESSIKKSIETGKAWRWKLPRWLTIENDQYVLVDFYASMVRDAIDWYIEGWTSGQIVAELNRTGRTYGDKLWTCAYLIKLIKGKNIIGTMTRIKEGDKANPIYYENFYPALVTTEKYNALLSTIASVKAGYTHKPKSTKGRITNIVSGLIHCAGCGGVIHINRSRIDQKYFYCSRNYGAKTCNETKGNYISFERALLTHLQQFDLSQVLGVSANDERIQVETELNEARGILKDVENSITKRKAMGKLVQMEALDALNETRDKVHELESRLIFEFQTVEVPKIDYDIEKIILDTDNTRAKVYKEIQSVVKDIKVRRNGSTAYMLIIYKNDAKHLVQYLNKTGEVLTSVYIDDDNIDVFGGSDAFADIALIVGSTDKGYDKLVRK, encoded by the coding sequence ATGAAGATTCCAGTGATTTACATCAGGGTGAGTACCAAAGAACAGGCGTTGAACGGCGGGGGGCTAGAACAGCAGCAGGCAGCGGCACACACCTACATGAACAGCTTACCGGGTCAGTTTGACTTGTCACGCGTTCAGGTACTTATCGATGATGGCGTATCGTCTTACAAAGGGGGAAACCTTACCGAAGGTATGCCCCTCTTCGATTTTGTGGAAGGTTGTAAAGCACGTAAGGATGGTAGTAATTATGCCATCATCGTTTTCTCAGTAGATCGTATTTCGCGAATGAACGTATGGGCCTCGTCTCAGTTTGTAGGGCAGGCGATCATGTCTGGTATAGAGATTCACGATCTGATGACAAGGCAAGTACTCAAAGCTGATGATCAGATAGGTGTACTTCTGAGTTCAATCAACCTTATGCGAGCTAATAGTGAATCTCAGGCAAAATCAATACGTCAGTTGAGCAACATTGAAAGTAGTATTAAAAAATCGATTGAAACAGGTAAGGCATGGCGATGGAAATTGCCACGTTGGTTAACGATTGAAAATGACCAATACGTACTAGTAGATTTTTATGCATCAATGGTGAGGGATGCAATCGATTGGTATATCGAAGGATGGACAAGCGGGCAAATAGTCGCGGAATTGAACAGAACTGGCCGAACTTACGGGGACAAACTTTGGACTTGTGCATACCTTATAAAACTTATTAAGGGTAAAAATATTATCGGTACTATGACCCGCATCAAGGAGGGTGATAAAGCCAATCCAATATATTACGAAAACTTCTACCCGGCTTTAGTTACTACTGAGAAGTACAATGCACTGTTGAGTACCATTGCGAGTGTTAAAGCAGGATATACACACAAACCCAAGTCTACTAAAGGAAGAATCACGAATATAGTATCAGGATTAATCCATTGTGCGGGCTGCGGTGGAGTTATACATATCAACCGTTCTCGTATAGATCAAAAGTACTTCTATTGTTCCCGTAATTATGGAGCGAAAACCTGTAATGAAACTAAAGGGAATTACATATCTTTCGAACGAGCCTTACTAACCCACTTACAGCAGTTTGACCTTTCACAAGTTTTAGGAGTTTCTGCAAATGATGAACGTATACAAGTTGAAACTGAACTAAATGAAGCTCGCGGGATATTGAAAGACGTTGAAAACAGTATCACTAAAAGAAAGGCTATGGGGAAGTTAGTGCAGATGGAAGCACTGGACGCATTGAACGAAACACGCGATAAAGTACATGAACTTGAAAGCAGATTGATTTTTGAGTTCCAGACAGTGGAAGTACCTAAGATTGATTACGATATTGAAAAAATAATACTCGACACTGATAACACTAGAGCTAAGGTCTATAAAGAAATACAAAGTGTTGTTAAAGATATCAAGGTACGCCGCAATGGTAGTACAGCGTACATGCTTATTATCTATAAGAATGATGCAAAACATTTAGTACAGTATTTGAACAAAACAGGGGAAGTGCTCACTAGTGTTTATATTGATGATGACAACATTGATGTGTTTGGTGGGTCAGATGCATTTGCTGATATAGCCCTTATCGTAGGAAGTACCGATAAAGGCTACGACAAGCTAGTTAGAAAGTGA
- a CDS encoding YciC family protein: MSITAASLYRDTGNFFRHQLVTIVLMAMLTSLISVMIGQALTPGADQMAILSQGDAGSAATLMEMVQNMSPEQQQVLLRASAAGTFAALIGNALLLGGMLSLIPLVSGGQRISALRAIGASAPMLPRLLLLTFLMTLVIQLGFMVLVLPGIILAVLLALSPMIMVNEKIGVFAAMRASLRLVWGHVKLVAPAVLLWIVAKLILMLLASSLTILPANVASVVLNGLSNVVSALLIIYLSRLTMLLR; this comes from the coding sequence ATGTCTATCACGGCGGCCTCGCTATACCGTGACACCGGAAACTTTTTCCGCCACCAGTTAGTTACCATCGTGCTGATGGCGATGCTGACCTCGCTGATCAGCGTGATGATCGGCCAGGCGCTGACGCCGGGAGCCGATCAGATGGCAATCCTCAGCCAGGGCGACGCCGGCTCGGCCGCCACGCTGATGGAGATGGTGCAGAATATGTCGCCGGAGCAGCAGCAGGTTCTGCTGCGCGCCTCGGCGGCGGGCACCTTTGCCGCGCTGATCGGCAACGCCCTGCTGCTGGGCGGCATGCTGAGCCTGATCCCGCTGGTCTCCGGCGGCCAGCGCATCAGCGCCCTGCGGGCGATCGGTGCCTCCGCGCCGATGCTGCCGCGCCTGCTGCTGCTGACCTTCCTGATGACGCTGGTTATCCAGCTCGGCTTTATGGTGCTGGTACTGCCGGGGATTATCCTTGCGGTGCTGCTGGCGCTGTCGCCGATGATTATGGTCAATGAGAAGATCGGCGTGTTTGCCGCCATGCGCGCCAGCCTGCGGCTGGTCTGGGGCCATGTGAAACTGGTCGCCCCGGCGGTGCTGCTGTGGATCGTCGCCAAGCTGATCCTGATGCTGCTGGCGTCGTCGCTGACCATACTGCCGGCCAACGTGGCATCGGTAGTGCTGAACGGCCTGAGCAACGTGGTCTCCGCGCTGCTGATTATCTATCTGTCACGACTGACCATGTTGTTACGTTAA
- the ompW gene encoding outer membrane protein OmpW: MKLRAAVLAVIASLPVVASAHQAGDFFIRAGSATVRPTGGSDDVLGLGEFKVSNDTQLGLTFTYMATDNIGIELLGATPFRHKVGLQPTGTLATVRQLPPTLMAQWYFMGNTSPWQPYVGVGVNYTMFYDTDFNQTGRAAGLSNLSVKNSWGVAGQAGLDYQLNDSWMLNASLWYMDINTKVRFDAGDQRQSIDTHINPFVFFFGAGYKF; this comes from the coding sequence ATGAAACTCAGAGCAGCAGTGCTGGCGGTCATCGCCTCTTTACCGGTGGTGGCTTCCGCCCATCAGGCCGGCGACTTCTTTATCCGTGCCGGTTCCGCCACGGTACGCCCGACCGGCGGTTCTGACGACGTGCTCGGCCTCGGTGAATTTAAGGTCAGCAACGACACCCAGCTGGGCCTGACCTTTACTTATATGGCCACCGACAACATCGGCATCGAGCTGCTCGGGGCCACGCCGTTCCGCCACAAGGTTGGCCTGCAGCCGACCGGCACGCTGGCCACCGTTCGCCAGCTGCCGCCAACGCTGATGGCGCAGTGGTACTTTATGGGCAACACCAGCCCGTGGCAGCCGTACGTTGGCGTTGGCGTCAACTACACCATGTTCTACGACACCGACTTTAACCAGACCGGCCGCGCAGCGGGCTTAAGCAACCTCAGCGTGAAAAATTCCTGGGGCGTGGCCGGTCAGGCGGGCCTCGACTACCAGCTGAACGACAGCTGGATGCTTAACGCCTCGCTGTGGTACATGGATATCAACACCAAAGTGCGCTTTGACGCCGGTGACCAGCGCCAGAGCATCGATACCCATATCAACCCGTTTGTGTTCTTCTTTGGGGCGGGCTACAAGTTCTGA
- the yciA gene encoding acyl-CoA thioester hydrolase YciA, with protein MSEAVRTPQGEMVLRTLAMPADTNANGDIFGGWLMSQMDMGGAILAKEIAGGRVVTVRADGMTFLKPVAVGDVVSCHARCIRTGTSSMTINIEVWIKKVSSEPIGQRYCTTEAVFFYVAVDNEGKPRPLPEDKQQLEDN; from the coding sequence ATGAGCGAAGCAGTTCGAACACCACAGGGCGAGATGGTGCTGCGCACCCTGGCCATGCCGGCGGATACCAACGCCAACGGCGATATCTTTGGCGGCTGGCTGATGTCACAGATGGATATGGGCGGCGCCATCCTCGCCAAAGAGATTGCCGGCGGGCGCGTGGTCACCGTGCGTGCCGACGGTATGACCTTTCTGAAACCGGTGGCGGTCGGCGACGTGGTCAGCTGCCACGCCCGCTGCATCCGCACCGGCACCAGCTCGATGACCATTAATATTGAAGTGTGGATCAAGAAGGTGTCATCGGAGCCGATCGGCCAGCGCTACTGCACCACCGAGGCGGTATTTTTCTATGTTGCCGTGGATAATGAAGGCAAACCGCGCCCGCTGCCCGAGGACAAACAGCAGCTCGAGGATAACTGA
- a CDS encoding septation protein A → MKQLLDFIPLVVFFVFYKMYDIFVASGALIVASALALAAGWMIYRKVEKMSLVTFGLVAVFGTLTIALHNPDFIKWKVTIIYGLFTLALLFSHFFMQQPLIQKMLGKELQLPAFAWRRLNLAWALFFFVCGLANIYVAFWLSQDVWMNFKVFGLTALTLLFTLLSGIYIYRLMPQQEEK, encoded by the coding sequence ATGAAGCAGTTACTCGACTTTATCCCGCTGGTCGTCTTCTTTGTGTTCTACAAGATGTACGACATTTTTGTTGCCTCCGGCGCGCTTATCGTCGCCTCGGCGCTGGCGCTGGCCGCCGGCTGGATGATCTACCGCAAGGTGGAAAAGATGAGCCTGGTGACCTTTGGCCTGGTGGCGGTGTTCGGCACCCTGACCATCGCGCTGCATAACCCGGACTTTATCAAGTGGAAAGTGACCATTATCTACGGTCTGTTCACCCTCGCGCTGCTGTTCAGCCACTTCTTTATGCAGCAACCGCTGATCCAGAAGATGCTGGGCAAAGAGCTGCAGCTGCCCGCGTTTGCGTGGCGTCGCCTGAACCTGGCCTGGGCGCTGTTCTTCTTTGTCTGCGGCCTGGCGAACATCTACGTCGCCTTCTGGCTGTCGCAGGATGTGTGGATGAACTTTAAGGTGTTCGGCCTGACGGCGCTGACGCTGCTGTTTACCCTGCTCAGCGGGATCTATATCTACCGCTTAATGCCACAACAAGAAGAAAAATAA